The following are encoded in a window of Panthera leo isolate Ple1 chromosome B2, P.leo_Ple1_pat1.1, whole genome shotgun sequence genomic DNA:
- the CDYL gene encoding chromodomain Y-like protein isoform X8 — translation MDALTANGTTNIQTSVTGVTAGKRKFIDDRRDQPFDKRLRFSVRQTESAYRYRDIVVRKQDGFTHILLSTKSSENNSLNPEVMKEVQSALSTAAADDSKLVLLSAVGSVFCCGLDFIYFIRRLTDDRKRESTKMAEAIRNFVNTFIQFKKPIIVAVNGPAIGLGASILPLCDVVWANEKAWFQTPYTTFGQSPDGCSTVMFPKIMGGASANEMLLSGRKLTAQEACGKGLVSQVFWPGTFTQEVMVRIKELASCNPVVLEESKALVRCNMKVELEQANERECEVLKKIWGSAQGMDSMLKYLQRKIDEF, via the exons ATGGACGCGCTAACAGCCAATGGAACAACCAACATACAGACATCTGTTACAGGAGTGACAGCCgggaaaaggaaatttattgATGACAGAAGAGACCAGCCTTTTGACAAGCGGTTGCGTTTCAGTGTGAGGCAAACAGAAAGTGCCTACAGATACAGAGATATTGTCGTCAGGAAGCAGGATGGCTTCACCCACATCTTGTTGTCAACAAAATCATCAGAGAATAACTCACTAAACCCAGAG GTAATGAAAGAAGTCCAGAGTGCCCTGAGCACAGCTGCTGCCGACGATAGCAAGCTTGTGCTGCTCAGCGCGGTGGGCAGCGTCTTCTGCTGCGGTCtcgactttatttattttatacggCGTTTAACAgatgacagaaaaagagaaagcactaaAATGGCGGAAGCTATCAG aaacttcGTGAATACTTTCATTCAGTTTAAGAAGCCTATTATTGTAGCAGTAAATGGCCCAGCCATTGGACTAGGAGCCTCCATATTGCCTCTTTGTGATGTGGTTTGGGCCAATGAAAAGGCTTGGTTTCAAACACCCTATACTACCTTCGGACAGAGTCCAGATGGCTGTTCCACCGTTATGTTTCCCAAGATTATGGGAGGAGCATCT GCAAATGAAATGTTGCTCAGTGGACGGAAGCTGACGGCGCAGGAGGCTTGCGGCAAAGGCCTGGTCTCCCAGGTGTTTTGGCCCGGGACCTTCACCCAAGAAGTTATGGTTCGCATCAAGGAGCTTGCCTCCTGTAATCCAGTT GTGCTGGAAGAGTCCAAAGCCCTTGTGCGCTGTAACATGAAGGTGGAGCTAGAGCAGGCCAACGAGAGGGAGTGTGAAGTGCTGAAGAAAATCTGGGGCTCGGCTCAAGGGATGGACTCCATGCTGAAGTACCTGCAGAGGAAGATCGATGAGTTCTGA